In Nitrospinaceae bacterium, the sequence GTAATGCTCAAGTCTATCGTTATGGCTACAAGCCTTGTGAAGTTGCTCGTACACTCCAGCCTGAGCAGGGTTGGCTTCAATCAACTCACAAAGCCCACGCACCACTTCGCGCATCCGGCCCGGAACGTTGGCAATCATACCCTTGAATTCGAGCAACGCCATCCGGTAATCACCTAGCTTTGTATGAATCCGGCCCGAGAAATAATATTTATCCGAAAAGCGGCTACCAACTGCCTTCAAGTCATTGAAAATCGACAGTGCCTTGTCGAACTCTCCTTTGCGATAGAGGGCCTCACCCATTACGGCGTGGTAGCGCATGTAGCGAACCGTAAGCTCGGATTGCTGCTTCATGAGATCGGGCCAAGGCTCTATAGCCCTTATTCGCTCGTAAACCTCAATAACACGGTCCCAATTTTTCAATTGGTGATAGGCAATGGCTAGGTCGTTTAGGAGGCGAATATCGTCGTATTCGCCAAGGGGTTTGTGGCCTAAATTTTGAATGATTTTCTGCCATTGCCCCTGTTGGTAGAGGTTATCAATTTTTTTGATGTCCTCGGTCGCGAATAACGCCATGAGAATACGATCCCCTTAAACCAGCCTATAAAATCAAACACCTATGATGAAATTCTCAACTTCATATATAACATCTTAAGAAAATGCGAGCCAAAACCAAAGGCCTGGACACGAAAAATACTTGAAATTATTACATAAGGGATTGACTTCCTTTATGAATAGGCTACTTTGAGCCCACAGAGTATATCCCATTTTTGCTTTTTCACTTATGGCCAAATTCCCGTGGGGAGCGGGGAAAATTCTTCATATTGGTCATAAATTTTTCAGGATGTTTAAGGAGAAAGTCTATGAAGCTTGTTACCCCTCGTTTAATTTTTTCCGGAGTGGCTGCTGCCGCTCTCGTCTCACTGAGCATGGCGACCACAGCATCTGCCGCCCTGTCTCCTCAAGAGCAGAAACTTGCCCGCGCTGCCAAAAAAGAAGGCGGCGTCATCATCATCAACCCGCTCTTCAGCAACCGGACAGCAAAGCGCATGGGCCCTGCCTTCATCAAACGCTATGGACTCGGCAGCGGCTTTAAGTTCAGCAACATCCGCAAGGGCACTGGCGCGACCGTCGCCACCGTTCGCCAGGAGATCAAAGCAGGCAAATTCACCATTGACGTTCATATGGTCAGCGCGCCGGGCTTCTTTCACGCCGCCGCCAAGAGGGGTGCCTTCTCGAAACTCGACAGCGCCCACTGGAAAGACAGCGTCGGGCTTGTCGAGAGCGCCGGCCAGTACCACAACTACCCGTATGTTGTGACCCCGCTGGCCTACACCTTCCAGCCCGTCTGGAACAAATCTTGCCCCGGAATGGCCAACTTCAATGTCACCTCATACGCCGACGTGGCAAAAATGTCCTTGAGCGGCAAGACCATTTCCTCCGACATCACGAAAAGCTTCACTTACACAAATACCGTGATTTCGCTTGTTGAGAACGGCGCAATCAACGCAAACAAGCTATGGGACGACCTCAAAAAGACCAAGCCGATCATCGAATTCCGCACCGAGCCTAAAATGCAGATGCTCATCTCCTGCGAGCGGCCCTTCGACATGTGGAACCTCTCGGGCCGGGTGTACCAGAACGTCCTTAAAAAGCCTGCTCTGAGCAAAGTTCTTCGCGTCGGCTACTATAAAGAAGGCCAAGTATTACTGGGCAACCAAGCGGCAGCCGTTAAAGGCTCGCCTCATCCGAACGCAGGCAAACTCCTCGTTGAGTTCCTGCTAACCAAACAGGGCGCCGATATTTTTGTCGAGGGCGAGGCCATCTACTCGTTCCGCAAAGGATATGTCGCCCCCCCGGCCGTGCGCCCCTATCTTCTCGACCTGAGCAAGCACAAGTTGCTCGGCATGAAGGACTGGGTTGGCGCACAGAAGCAGTTCAAAAAAGTTCGCGGTGGATGGGCCAGTCGTTTCAAATAACCCACTGCCGTCTGTGTATTAAAAAATCGAACGGGGGCTCCGGCGTGTCCGGAGTCCCCGCTTCGTTCGTTCAGACGTCTTAAACACGAAAGATCCCGATGAGCACAGAAGTCATACAAAATAAAATTGACCCAAGAACCAATTGGTGGCGCGGCCTGTTCACTCAGGAGCGCATCGCCACTACCGTCGTATCCCTTGTCGTCGGCATTGCCGTCATTTTGCCTCTTGTCACACTCGTTTTCAGCAGTTTTTTTGTTCTCGACGATATGGGTTTTGACACCGAGCCGGGTCTCCAGAATTACAGGGAACTTGTCACCGATCGCCTGATTCGAAAAGCATTTTTCAACACCATGATAATCAGCACAGGAACAACCATTCTGGCGACATTCCTGGGTGTCTCGCTGGCCTGGATAAATGCGCGCACCAACTGCCCGGGCAGAGAAAAACTTGAGCCCTTCAACCTGATCCCCTTCTTCCTCAGCCCCTTCGTGGGTGCTATTGCCTGGCACAACCTGGCGGCGCCGAAGGTGGGGCTTTTAAATAACCTGGCCCGAGATGTTTTTGGAATAAAGGGACATATTCTTAATGTAGACAATATTTACGGCATCATCTGGGTGACGGGAATTTTCTTTGCCCCTTTGGTCTACCTGTTTGTCATCGGCTCGCTCCGGAGAATGGACCCCTCCCTTGAGGACAGCGCCCGAA encodes:
- a CDS encoding ABC transporter substrate-binding protein codes for the protein MKLVTPRLIFSGVAAAALVSLSMATTASAALSPQEQKLARAAKKEGGVIIINPLFSNRTAKRMGPAFIKRYGLGSGFKFSNIRKGTGATVATVRQEIKAGKFTIDVHMVSAPGFFHAAAKRGAFSKLDSAHWKDSVGLVESAGQYHNYPYVVTPLAYTFQPVWNKSCPGMANFNVTSYADVAKMSLSGKTISSDITKSFTYTNTVISLVENGAINANKLWDDLKKTKPIIEFRTEPKMQMLISCERPFDMWNLSGRVYQNVLKKPALSKVLRVGYYKEGQVLLGNQAAAVKGSPHPNAGKLLVEFLLTKQGADIFVEGEAIYSFRKGYVAPPAVRPYLLDLSKHKLLGMKDWVGAQKQFKKVRGGWASRFK